DNA sequence from the Acanthochromis polyacanthus isolate Apoly-LR-REF ecotype Palm Island chromosome 5, KAUST_Apoly_ChrSc, whole genome shotgun sequence genome:
AGCAGAAGGTGAAGGAATACAATGCTCAGATCAACAGCAATCTGTTCATGAACATAGTGAGTAGCGATTATTCCCAACAAATCATTTCTGTGTAACCCCATTTTTCCCACTGAGATTAATGTTAATTCTCTCAACAGAACAAGGACGGGTCCTACACTGGCTTCATTAAGGTGCAGTTTAAGTTGGCACGACCTGTGTCAGTTCCAGCTCCAAAGAAAGGAAGTCAGGATGCTGGAGGGAGGAGGTCCAGTGGAGTGAAGCGCCGCACCTCCTTCTACCTGCCAAAAGATGCATCCAAGCATTTGCACATAAGTTCACGTACTTCTGCTCGTGAAGTCATCGAGGCTTTACTGAAAAAGTTTACTGTTGTGGACAACCCTGGAAAGTTTGCTCTGTTTGAGCGGAGCGAGCGTCATGACCAAGGTATTCGACCTGAACTCTTGTCATGttatttgctttttaaacaAATAGTTTTCAGCTCACTAACCTCATTCTTTTTGTTTGACTTCCTCAGTTTATGTTCGCAAACTGTCTGATGATGAGCGTCCCCTCCGTCTGCGCCTGTGTGCCGGGCCCAATGAGAAAATCCTCAGTTTTGTGCTCAAAGAGAATGAAACTGGCGACGTCAATGTGAGTGCAACGTGAACATCAGAATAACTGATCCTAATGACACATTGGCTCCCACAGGCATTGGTCGTTCACATACTTTACATACACTAACACAGTGTTTCTCACCTCCTTATTTGCAGTGGCATGCCTTCTCCATGCCCGAGCTGAAGAACTTCCTGCGCATCCTGCAGCGTGAAGAAGAGGAGCACGTCAAGCAGATCGTGCAACGCTACGCTCTGGCTCGCACTAAGATGCAGGAGGCTCTGGCAGGCTCGACCCCAGGCTGAGAGGACTCTGCGCTCAGGGTTCGACGTGCACCTCTTGGCTGGACAATCACCCAAAGATGACCAGTCATCGTTGCATCCAAAGATCCTAGAGAATACAACTCAAAACGCCTCTTCGGTGACCGAGAGTGTGAGACAGGGCGCAAGACAATGAGAGAGAGCTAGCGCGAATGTGCGTGTGAAATGATGCGAGAGAAATGAGAAGTGCCTTACACCTGGAGAGTCTGATGTGCCTGAGAGAATGAGTTGAGAGAAGCAGAGACTGGCAGATGAGACACTGGTTGTATCCAGTAATGTCTTTAGCTACCGGGCGCCATCTGATTATCCTGTACCTCAGCTATgtcactttaaaaaatgaatatcaATAATGAGTTTGCCTTTTTATGGTATGGAAACACTCAGTTATACATTAGTAGCCACTGCTAAAATATGTACTTTTGGTAGAATAACATCTTGAAGACATAAAATTAGTATTGTGAATCACTTTACTGCCCTTTACATTCAATCTGACCTTTGACAACCTCCCATAGAAATCATGTCTCTTGGTTTCATTAACAATTTTTAGACTGTTTCCCTGTTAGAAAGTTAACACATATAGCATTTGTTGCTGAAAGGTACTTGGATTTTCATTTGACCTGGGCTCAGAAGTCTGCCATGTCCTCTCTTTACACCCCTGATGGGTGCAACTCTTTATGTCACTGTCAGTTTGTGAGTATGACTGATGTATGGACATTTGTATGCAACTCTGAATGTCAGAGAGCAGTGTCAAAGTCACTCTGGTTTGAGTGGAATCATGAATGAATATTGCTATACGTGTGTTTCACTGTCATTCcttatatttgttttttcaatCCTTGAACAAAATGTCTGTCTTCTATTTTTCAGTTCACTTTCAGTGTACCAGTCTATGCACACATTTACATGTTGTAGCAGTCTTAAGAATGTCGTGACAACTGTGCACTGCGTTTagtaaagaatttcacaaatcTATCaagcttttgtattttttccacatataaAAAAGGATTTTCAAGAATATTTAAGGCCTAAAAGTTATACATTTATCATATGTAATGTGATATTCCGTATGGACAAACCCCTTAATCACCATAGGAAACTCAAATTATAACCCTCAATTCACGTTTAAGAGCTGGATATTTAGATAAACGTGTAACATTATGTTAATGAGACGTTTTGCCTTTAACTGTGATAACCGGTTGTCAGACAGATCAGCTGATCGCCTCGACGACGCGCCGACCAAAACAGCTAACGCTAGCTAACCGTAGCTGGTAGTAAAAGTTATGACAGGACGTGCCGTTTTAACAGCACATGATAAGGTAGGATATTGACTAGAAGCTCAGTTTAGAATACAGGCTCTGGTAGAGTAAAAcagtagtcctgtgtgtgtctacagGCGCACCGCTTCCTCTGACTGTTTAGCTAACCTGCGTCAGTGGTCAGAGCTAACTGGCTAACTCACCTAAATGTGCAGGTACCGTTAGCGAGTTATTATTAGCCAAATGTAGGTTACAGCATGTACAACGAGTGTGTTTGTGGAATATAGACGGTGCACATAATGTATGTATAAAACAATTGTGTTTCTGAATCGATGTAGCGATATGAATCAGACTGCTTGCGTTTAGTTTTCGGTTTCTGTGTGGCCCGGTGGGTTAGCTTGTGGTTAAGCTAGCATAATGTAGCATTACAATACGAAAGAGACCGTATAAATGACAAATATACCGAGCtggtttgttttacagtttaaatgCAAATTACGCATGAAAGTCTCACTCGGTAGTTCTTGTTTGAGCAGGTATAATTCAGTTGAGTCTCTGCACTGTATACACTTACTTCACATGGTTAAATTACATAAGCCACATATGAAAAACCGTTGGCTCCAAACAGACATTAAACATCGGGTGCCACAACTGGCAGCAGTGTAAAGCAGACACTCAACCACCAGGCAGTGAAATTCAATTCTGATTTCTTTGTGCACTTTCACTTTGTAGGTCCTGGCTTTGGTAAGCAATTGAGAGCATCTGGCCATCCACCAGACTGAAAGCTCTAACTGGAGACTAACTATGCCTTATCTCTGAGAATGGGAGGAAGTGGATCCAAAGCCAAAGGTGTCTGGCCTTTCTCAGGCAGCGGAGGTGGAGGTGATTCAGGAAATGAAGGAAACGAGCAATCCCTGGCCCGTCTGAAAGGTTCCAGGAATGCGACACCATTTGTTTTTACCAGGAGGAGGTAAATGTTACTTGACAGGAACTGGCAAACATTACACAAAACTCCTAGGATAGATGGAAACAGGGACACTACAGTTCAAGGTCATGACCCTGACCCCGAGGCCACAGGTTCACCTGCAACATCATATTATTGGTTTGCCTCAgtagctctgtgtgtgtctgaagcTGATATCCCTGTTACACAGGCAACAGACCTCACTGTCTAATGTTTTCATTGGAATTACTTTTTACTGAATAACTAGTCTCAGTAAATATGATTCATAATCAGTTGTGCAGGTTGTTCTGGT
Encoded proteins:
- the LOC110960649 gene encoding ras association domain-containing protein 1 isoform X2 gives rise to the protein MTDSASSSDKTPSFEMTWGSSTSSGYCSDEESDSEFEQYFTARTSFFPKTRKTPVTASVKKDEQTDSGKQEWTAADVQQKVKEYNAQINSNLFMNINKDGSYTGFIKVQFKLARPVSVPAPKKGSQDAGGRRSSGVKRRTSFYLPKDASKHLHISSRTSAREVIEALLKKFTVVDNPGKFALFERSERHDQVYVRKLSDDERPLRLRLCAGPNEKILSFVLKENETGDVNWHAFSMPELKNFLRILQREEEEHVKQIVQRYALARTKMQEALAGSTPG
- the LOC110960649 gene encoding ras association domain-containing protein 1 isoform X1; its protein translation is MSWGEFIELRDLKSSREQIELTGSRSPCSPPRLERTNALRISPGKVPDLLSRVGIIRVLSSSQDPQLPEEKGEGHNFQPCSHAQPTWCDLCGDFIWGLYKQSLRCVNCRFTCHYRCRALIQLDCSWERSSAADHACVVEHTIETDTNVDEQTDSGKQEWTAADVQQKVKEYNAQINSNLFMNINKDGSYTGFIKVQFKLARPVSVPAPKKGSQDAGGRRSSGVKRRTSFYLPKDASKHLHISSRTSAREVIEALLKKFTVVDNPGKFALFERSERHDQVYVRKLSDDERPLRLRLCAGPNEKILSFVLKENETGDVNWHAFSMPELKNFLRILQREEEEHVKQIVQRYALARTKMQEALAGSTPG